A single Penaeus vannamei isolate JL-2024 chromosome 22, ASM4276789v1, whole genome shotgun sequence DNA region contains:
- the LOC138865726 gene encoding tropomyosin-like gives MQDAEKELAEAKEVVEWTECAEKELTESEKVIGKTPKKELIEAEQFVVRSEDAEEELTEDAEEELTKAEDIVKRAGDTAEDLAEAEAEGVVEWTEEAEEVVERTKDTEEEVTEADEIVERTENAEEEQAKAEEVVEETFITLADCHSRARLELLALRFLRALRIRARSEDSGLQKQEDMTYYNINGISYSYGQAITCSQDSSDEETFKTRYYPPKY, from the exons ATGCAAGACGCCGAAAAAGAGCTGGCCGAGGCCAAGGAGGTCGTCGAATGGACGGAATGCGCCGAAAAAGAGTTGACCGAGTCCGAGAAGGTCATTGGGAAGACGCCGAAAAAAGAGCTGATCGAAGCCGAGCAGTTCGTCGTGCGGtcggaagacgccgaagaagagctgaCCGAGG ATGCCGAAGAGGAGCTGACAAAGGCCGAGGATATCGTTAAAAGGGCAGGAGACACCGCAGAAGATCTAGCAGAGGCTGAGGCCGAGGGGGTCGTCGAATGGACGGAAGAAGCCGaagaggtcgtcgagcggacgaaAGACACCGAGGAAGAGGTGACCGAGGCTGATGAGATCGTCGAAAGGACAGAAAATGCCGAAGAAGAGCAGGCAAAGGCCGAGGAGGTCGTTGA GGAGACCTTTATAACACTGGCCGATTGCCATTCCCGAGCAAGATTAGAGCTGCTAGCACTTCGGTTCCTCCGTGCACTTCGCATTAGGGCACGGTCAGAGGACAG TGGATTACAGAAGCAGGAAGACATGACCTATTACAACATTAATGGCATTAGTTACTCTTATGGGCAGGCAATTACCTGCTCTCAAGACAGTTCCGACGAGGAAACTTTCAAAACCCGTTACTATCCGCCAAAATATTGA